The window GGGGCTCAACTCCTCAAGCAATCTTCGGGAAGATGATTTTATCGAGCACGTTTTTCTGGGATCCACCCACGATCACGTCCTGTTCTTTACAAGTATCGGGAAAGCCTATTACCTGAAGGTCCATGAGATACCCGAGGCATCACGCCATGCAAAAGGAACGCACGTAAAGGGACTCCTTGAGATATCTGCCGATGAAGATATCGCCTCGGTGCTTCCCTTGCGGGATTTCGACCCTGCTATTCATCTCTTTTTTGCCACAGCCCGGGGCCAGGTGGTCAAAATAAAGGCAAACGCTTTTATCAACGCCCGTCGGCGAGGTATCCGGGCGGTGAAGCTCGATGAGGGAAATCGCCTGGTGAGCGTTCTGATTACCATGGGGGACGATACGATCCTTCTGGTGAGTCGTCAGGGCCGGGGACTTCGCTTGAGCGAGACCGATGTCAGACCAATGGGGCGTAATACCGGTGGCGTTCGCGGGTTGAAACTTCTTCCCCAGGATGAGATTGCAGGTGCCTGTGCTGCCCCCGACGATGGCCAGGTTCTTCTCCTTACGGAATACGGGGCTGGAAAGAGAACCCCCTGTTCCGACTTTACCCTCCATGGTCGTGGGGGTCAGGGAATGAAGGCCTTCACCGTTGTTCCTGGAACCGAAGACGCTGCGGGAACGGGCGAGGTTGTTGCAGTCCTTCCTGTTTCGGAGGGAAACGAGTTCATCGCGGTCTCTTCCCAGGGTCTTACGGTACGGCTTCGGGCCGAAGATGTCTCCCTTCAGGGACGCACCGCCCGAGGTGTGAGTGTGATGAATGTGGAGCCCCCCGATTATGTGGTGGGTGTAGCCACAATCGATGCTGACGCCGATGCTGAAGAGGCGACGGAACAGCCCCAAAGGGTTCTCCAGCGGGTTGATGAGACTTCCGCTGACGATTCCGGGACAACCGATGAGGTGAAGGAGTAGCTTCTTTCCGGGAAGGGCCTATGGACATTCCGGTTTCACCGGTTCGAACGGAGACTGAAATCCGGCGATCCCGTTTTATTACCGATCTTGAAATTGTGTCCGATCGTTCCCAGGCGGAGGATCGGATACGGTTTCGCCGTGTTGAGCATCCTGGGGCAACGCATGTGGTGTATGCCTTTGTTGTGGGGCCCGCACGGAGTCAGCAATGGGGAATGAGCGATGATGGTGAACCCAAGGGAACGGCGGGTCGTCCGGTCCTGGAAATTCTCAAGGGAAGCGGCCTCACAAACGTTCTTGCCACGGTGGTTCGTTACTACGGGGGAATAAAGCTGGGTACGGGCGGGCTGGTTCGGGCCTACGGAGATGCCCTGCGCCAGGGCCTGGCCCTGGTGGAACGCCAGCCGCTCCGGGAGCTTTCGCTAAAAAACATTACCTGCTCCTACGATATGCATAACCCTGTGAGAAGCACCCTGGAGCGATTTGGCGCAGAAATCCGGGATGAAGCGTTTTCCGAGACCGTGAGCCTTCTTTTTGCGGTGGACCAGGAGCACCTGGATGCTCTTGGCGAGGAACTTCGCGATGTTTCACGTGGAACAATTTCGATTGGAAAAACCTAGAGGTTGTGTGCCTGCCGAAAGGCAGCAACCGCCTGGAGATACCGCTGTTTTAGCTCGCTCTTCTCTGTGTCGGGAAGAAAGGCTCCTTCCAGGGCATTCATGTTGAGGGTAACCAGGTCATCCACGGTAAGATCAAAATAGGTGCAGGCCTTCACATAATCATCGGTGAGATCGGTATCCTGTATTGTGGGGTCATCAGAATTGATGGTAACAGGAACCCCTGCCCGAAAGAGCCGTCCCAGGGGATGATGTTTCTCGTCGACCCAGGAACCGGTCTGGTAGTTTGAGGTGATGCACTGCTCCAGAACCACCCCTTCTTCGATCAGGCGTTTCTGCAGGAGGGGGTCGTCAATGGTGGAGGTGCCGTGGCCGATACGTGTTGCGTGGAGAAGATGAATCGAGTCCCAGACCTGTTGTGCCGGTGATACTTCTCCGGCATGGATTGTTGTTCCGTAGACGCCATCGTTGCGGACAGTCTGAAAGAACTCGGTAAATTGCTGTGGCGGGAAGTTTATCTCATCGCCGGCCAGATCGATGCCCACGATTTCGGGAATCTGCAAACCTCTGAGGTCCTGGTAGAGAGAGATCATCTCGTATTGATTCTGTTTTGCCCGGTTAAAGGTAATAAGGTAGCGAATCAGAACGCCCGTCTCCGCGGCTGCCTGATTTGCCGCATCCACAATGATCCTTGTTACCTCAAGGCGGTCGAAATTGTTGTGAAAAGCAAAGTGCTCGGGGGAAAAGCGAAGCTCGATAAAAAAGAGCCCGTCTTCAGCAAAAGCGAGAACAGAATCCCGAACGATATCGCGTATGTCCTGGTGAGACCGATACCAGTCATTTTTGAATTTTGAGAGAAAAAGGAGAAAGTCAGGCTCGGCATCGCGAGGAAACTGGACCTCTTTCTGAAATCGGGAAAAATCTTTTTCGTAGGGGAGCCCGTTTTTGAGTGCGATGCGATGCAGCGTGGGTAACGCAAAAGTTCCCTCTAAATGCCGATGCAACTCAACCTTTGGAAACCTTCGCAACGTAGTGCTGTCAATTATCACCTTATTTGCCATCGTCCTAACTCTATTTAAAAAAATTGGGATACGCAAATTTTCCCGTTTACCAGCGCCTGATATCTTTAGACTATCGGCAGAAAGGGTCTATTTTTTTACAAGAGGGAACGAAAAAAGAAAATGGATGGATATGCAATGACAGTCCGGGTGAAAATAGGGTATACTGGGGCCTAACATCATGGGAACAGTTATCACCTTTGCAAACCAGAAAGGCGGTGTTGGAAAAACCACTACTGCCGTTAACCTTGGGGCTGCGATTGCTGGAATGGGGAAGAGGGTCCTCCTGGTTGATTTTGATTCACAGGGTAATCTTTCCAGCAGCGTCGGTGCTGACAGATCGCGTCCTGGAATATATCAGGTGATCAGTGGTTCTTCTTCCTCGGCTGAGGCTGTCCAGGAGACACCCCAGGCTGGCCTGTCGATCATTGCCGGCGGGGGGGAGCTCACAGGGGCGAGCGTGGAGCTGGTAAATCAGGAAAAGCGGGAGTTTTTCCTGCGCGACGCTCTGGAGCCGTTGCGCCAGGAGTACGATTACATTTTTGTCGACAGTCCTCCCAGTCTGGGTCTTCTCACATTAAACGCTCTCGTGGCAGCCCGGGACGTGATCATTCCCCTGCAGTGTGAGTATTTTGCCCTGGAGGGGCTCACGCAGCTTCTTCAGAATATCAAACGGGTTCAGAGCGGCTTTAACCAGGACCTGGAACTCTTCGGAATTCTTTTTACCATGTACGATTCCCGGACACGTCTTGCCAACGATGTGGTGCAAGAGGTGATAGGCTATTTTGGAAAGCGGGTGTTCCGCACGATTATTCCACGAAATATTCGCCTTTCCGAGGCCCCATCCCACGGAATTCCCGTTAATCTCTACGATCCGTCGTGCGTGGGAGCCCGGAGCTACCAGAAGCTCGCCGAGGAGGTTGAACAACGTGTCAACGCAGCGAAGACTCGGTAAGGGGATAGAGGCGCTCCTGCAGAACAATGATCTGCCCCAGGAGCCGCTGGATTCCACCTCGGTGATAACCGTTCCTCTGGACAGGATACATCCAAACCCCGATCAGCCCAGAAAGACTTTTCGGCAGGAAGCTCTGCAGGAACTTGCCCAATCCATTCAGGAACGAGGTGTTATTCAGCCTATCCTGGCGGAACAGCGGGAAGACGGTGATTACCTCATTATTGCTGGAGAGCGTCGATGGCGGGCTGCTCGCCTGGCGGGCCTCGCGACGATTCCTCTTCTGCCTGGGGTATTTAGTTTAGAAGAAAAGCTTGAAATAGCGCTAATAGAAAATATTCAGCGGCAAGACCTTTCTCCTCTGGAAGAGGCCCAGGCCTACGCTGACCTTATGGAACGGACGGGGATCAGTCAGGATGTGCTGGCCCGGCGGTTGGGAAAAAGCCGGCCTGCCATCGCCAACAGCTTGCGCCTGCTCAAGTTGCCTTCCGCCGTTCAGGAGAAGGTTTCAGCGGGAGACCTCTCGGCGGGACACGCCCGGACACTGCTGAGCCTTTCCGATGATGCTTCCGCGACGATGGACGAGGTTGCCCGCCACGCCCTTGACGAGGGCTTCTCGGTTCGCAATCTGGAGCGCTTTGTGGGGCTTCTGAACCGTGGCTTGCCTGTGAAGGAAGCGCACCGGGAAATTGTCGGGGGAGCGGTCACGCTTCAAGGATCAGAAGGGGCTCCTTCCGGGACATCGCCGGGGGATCTTCAGAAGACTTCGTTCTCGCAGGGAGCCGTACAGAGTTCGCTCCCGTCGAGGGGGGGAAGGAAATCGGTGGAGATGAGCCAGCTCGAGGAAAAGCTTATTCAAACCCTGGGTACGCGGGTTCTTCTGGCGGGTTCGGAACAGCGTGGAAAAATAGAAATATCCTATCTCTCCATGGATGATCTGGAACGAATAGCCGAGATTATCCTCGGGGAAGGAGCCCTCCCGGGATGATTCTCTGCGGCACAGACTCTGTGGATCCTGTCAGCTCCTTTGGCATTGATGTTCCCATTACCGGTTCCAATGCCGAGAGAACCCTGAGGGCGCTTCTGGCTCAGGAGGATCTGGCCCGAAGCAGCGGCCAATGGCTTCGAAAAGAGCCCCTTCTTCCGCTTTCCAGGGAAGATCTGCGTCTGGTTCATGATGAGGCTTATCTGGATCGGCTCCTGGCAGATGACGAACGGTGCGACCGGGAGATGGAACGGACTTTTGAGCTGATTCTTCCCGACGGTTCCTTTCACCGGTATGATCCGGTTGGGGCAGATCGGCCCTTGCGGGATCTTCGCGATCAGTGTCTTCGTGCTGCCCGAGGTACCCTTCAGGCTGCCCGATACGCCGTAGCCGGGCCGGAGCGGTTCTGGTTTTACTGCGGGGGAGGGATGCACCACGCCCTCTCCTCCCGGGGAAGCGGCTTTTGTCCCGTGAACGATGTGGTCGTCGCTCTGAGGGTTCTGCAAGCTTCCGGGCAGATCAGGTCTGCCTGGGTTCTTGATGTGGATGCTCATAAGGGAGATGGTACTGCCGCTCTTACCGAGGGGGACGAGACGATCCGCACCCTGAGTGTTCATATGGCGCGGGGGTGGCCCCTGGACCAGCCAGAAGTGTTGGCCGATGGAAGCAAGAATCCCTCCTGGGTTCCCAGCGATCTTGATCTTCCCCTGGAAGAGGGTGAGGAGTCCTTTTATGTACCGCGCCTTGCCGGGGCCCTGGAAACGATGGAAGAGCGCTTTGGGCTTCCCGATTTTGTGCTGGTCCTGGCCGGAGCAGATCCCTATGATAGAGACCAGCTTCCTTCGGCGGAATTGCTCCGGCTCTCTGCTGCCCAGATGCTGGAGCGGGACACCCTCCTGTACCGGTGGTGCCGTCGGAAGGGGTTACCTGCTCTTTTTGTGATGGCCGGGAACTACGGCTATCATTCCTGGGAGGTCTACACAGCCTTTCTTGAGCGGCAGCTCCGGGGAGATCTTGATAGCTGAGAAATAACTGAGCCCGGACACAATCGGGAAGAGAGAAAGGCCCAGAAGGGCCTCTTCCTTTCTTGACAAGGGATCCCATGATTTGTATAGTAGGGATCTTGCTGGAGAGGTGTCCGAGTGGTTTAAGGAGGCGGTCTTGAAAACCGTTGTGCCCTCGCGGGTACCGTGGGTTCGAATCCCACTCTCTCCGGTCTCAGACAGTTTTTGCGGGGGCTCAGCAGCCTTCCCGGAAAAACACACAGGTTAATTTGGAGGGGTGCGAGAGTGGTTGAATCGGGCTCCCTGCTAAGGAGTTGTGCTCTATCCGGGTACCGAGGGTTCGAATCCCTCCCCCTCCGTGATTTGATATAACAGATGCGCTACGGCGTTTCTTTTTGTGCCCATAGCTCAGTTGGATAGAGCGTTAGATTGCGGATCTAAAGGCCGGTGGTTCGAGTCCACTTGGGCACGCGATCAGCGGGGATCGCCTCAGAAGAGGTGGTCCCCGCTTTTTTTTGGGGGGGCCCCTCGGGGCAGATCCTGAAATTATCGGTTGAGTCCTGTCTGATCCTGTCCGAGTGGCCGGGCCTCTTGATTATCCTGGACAGTTCGGGGTAGTATTCGCCCTGCGTTATCGCAGGAGAGTTGCGAGAGTGGTTGAATCGGGCGGACTCGAAATCCGTTGTACAGTTCTGCTGTACCGAGGGTTCGAATCCCTCACTCTCCGGTAGCGGTCCCGCATTCCGGAGCCCGCCCACGATCCTGTTGGAGAGGTGACCGAGTGGCCGAAGGTGAACGCTTGGAAAGCGTTTGTACCCTAACCGGGTACCGAGGGTTCGAATCCCTCCCTCTCCGTTTTTGCCCCTTCAGTGATGAAGCCCGGGCCCTGTGCACGTCGTTTTCACCCAACCCCGTCAGGTCCGGAAGGAAGCAGCGGTAAGTGACAAACGGCGGTGCCGCAGACCGCTTGGGTGGAGCTGGAGGGGTTTTTTTTACCGCCAGGGGATAACCGATCATGAGCTATGAAGTAACCGCAACGCGTCGCCGCCCCCGAGGGTTTGATCAGCTGATCGGCCAGGACTTTGTGGTGGCAACCTTAAAAAACAGTCTTGCTTCGGGCCGAATTGCTCCGGCCTACCTCTTTGCGGGGCCGAGAGGTGTGGGAAAGACCAGCGCAGCCAGAATTCTTGCCAAAGCCCTGAACTGTCCTGAAGGTCCGGGCGCGGAGGGGTGCGATGGCTGGGAGGGGAGCGAAGAGATCGCCCGGGGAAACTCCCTGGATGTGATCGAGATCGACGGCGCTTCCAATACCAGCGTAAACGATGTGCGGCAGATCAAGGACGAAGTCCTTTTTGCTCCCAACAGCTCCCGGTACAAGATTTATATTATCGATGAGGTTCATATGCTCTCCAACAGCGCTTTCAATGCTCTGTTGAAGACTATAGAAGAACCCCCTCCCTATATAATTTTTATCTTTGCGACCACGGAAATTCACAAGGTTCCTGCCACGATACGAAGTCGGTGCCAGCAGTTCAACTTCCGTCTCATTCCCCTGGAGGAGATTCGCGATTGTCTGGCCGCGACGGCTCGCGAGCTGGGCGTCCAGGTGGAGGAAGACGCTCTGGGCTGGATTGCACGCCAGGCCACGGGAAGCCTTCGTGACGCCTACACGCTTTTTGATCAAGTTCTTGCCTTTTCTGGCGACGAGGTGACACTGGATCTGATACACCAGAAACTGGGATTGCTGGGGATGGAGCGGCTGAATGCTCTCTTCCAGACTGTCGTGAACGGTGACGGCCAGGGTGCTCTTGAAATAGTGGAGGAGGCCCTTCTCGCTGGTGTCTCGGTGGAGCGGTTCATTCTGGACTTGGCCGATTACCTGAGAACGCTCTTGCTGATCAAAAACGGAATTGTCCGGGAGGGCATTCTTGGTATCAGTCTGGACCGGGTTCCCCAGGAGGTACGCCAGGGACTCTCCCGGGAGCAGCTGGAACAGGCCAACGAGATCGTCCTGCAGTTGTATCGGGACGTGCGCTATTCCGTGAACCAGCGCTTTGATCTGGAGCTTGCTGTGAGCAGGATTTCCCATCTCCGCGCCTATACCACCCCCCAGGAACTGGTTGACCGGATTGAGGCCCTGCAACACGAGCTGATTCATTCCGCGGCCCACCATCTCCGCACGGACAATTCGAAGCCTAGCGATGCCCAGGTTTCGGCCGAGACAGCCTCTCCTCCGGAGGAGAGTTCTCCCCCTCCCGGAGAGGATGCTCCCAAAGAGGAAACCACACCCAGAGCAGAATCAAGGCAGGATGCCTCGGGAAAACCGGAGATTTCCGAAGAAACGGCTCCGGAAGAAGAAATCGATTCTCTTCCCCAAGATCAGGACCAGGACTCCCGGGACCTTCCCGTGGAACGGCAGGGAATATCCGAAGAGGAGACCGAGGCCATTATCGCACGGTTCCGGGCAAAGCGAATCAGTCTTGCGGCGCTCCTGATGAGTGCGCGCTCCTGGAGTCGCAGCGAGGGAAAGCTTGTTTTGGGATTCAGTGATAATTTTGGGGCTCACACGCTGGAGCAGGATCGCACGGAGATTCAGGAGGCTGCCCGGGCTGTTCTGGGTGATGCTCTCTTACAGCTTGTGATTGTTGTGCAGGGGATGGAATCAGAAAATGAGACCTCGGAACCAGTCAATCAGCATCTGGATATGGTGCGACGGGTTTTCCGTGGAGAACTGCTGGAGGAACAGGAATGAACCCGATGGACATGTTCAAAAATATGGGCCAGTTGCAGGAAAAAATGCTGGAAGCCCAGACGAGAATGCGAAGCATTACCGCCACAGGTACGGCTGGCGGTGACATGGTGAAAATTTCCCTGAACGGTGAGTTTCAGATCCAGCACGTGGAGATATCTCCCGAGGCGGTGGATCCAGAAGATCTCTCGTTACTTCAGGATCTGATCCGGGCTGCACACAATGATGCCGTAGCAGCGGTGAAGGAACGCCTTCGGGAGGGATTTTCTGATATGGCGGGGGGACTGCCCTTTTCTCCCGATATGTTTGGCGGCGGATCGTAGGGAAACCATGAATAGCCTGGAGCGCTTGATTCAGGAGATTTCCCGCCTTCCCGGGTTGGGAAAGAAGAGCGCCACCCGCCTTGCGTACCATCTGCTTTCTGGAGACGCTGTGGACGCCCAGCGTCTGGGAATACTTCTGCAGGGCCTTCACGAGGCAATACGCCCCTGCTCCCGGTGTGGATCGTTCACCGAGGACGATCCCTGTCCCCTCTGCAGCGATCGCGGACGCGACCATACCACAATATGCGTGGTGGAGCATCCCCAGGATGTGGCGGTCATGGAGGCAAGTCGTGAGTTCCAGGGGGTCTACCATGTTTTGGGGGGGGTGATTGCCCCCATTGAGGGAGTTGGCCCCGGTGATCTGACCATAGGAGCTCTTCTTCGAAGGGCTCGGGACGAGAAGGTTCGGGAGGTGATCATTGCCACCAACCCCACCGTGGAGGGCGACACGACCGCTTTGTACGTGGCACAGCAGTTGAGAGAGCTCACAAAGGTGTCCGTGACACGGCTGGCCCTGGGGCTTCCTGTGGGGGCAGACCTGGAATACGCCGATCGCCTGACTCTGGCCCGGAGTTTGCGGGGCCGCACTCTCCTTGGAGAGGACACCTGAAAATGGCCCTGCAAGAAAAAAGCCAGGAAAATTGCGATTTATGAAAAAAACGCTTGCCAAACTATTGAAAAGGAACCACAATGCAGTTGGTACCGGCTGTAGGATGGATCGGATGGATACGTTGACCTGCCTTGTTTCAGATAAACTCCCCTACCGACTGATCACGACGGACCGATTATTTTATTGAAGGGGTGGATAGTAGTCCCCGGCGTGCCTCAGACGCAGTTCGTCGTGAGAATCAACCGGATTCAGTTACTGTTCTCCCAGGAGGAAGGATCCAAATGTCCAAGACATTGTATGTAGGCAACCTGAGTTTCCGCACCGAAGAAGAAGGGTTGCGAGCCGCATTCGCCAACTTTGGCACTGTGACCGACGCACGAATCGTGATGGACCGTGATACCGGTCGGAGCCGCGGTTTCGGATTTGTAGAGATGGAAGATGATAGCGCTGCCGATTCTGCCATCGAGCAGTTGAACGGCTCAGACCTGGACGGTCGGCCCCTGCGCGTAAACGAAGCTCAGCCCCGCACTGAGGGTCGCCGTGGCGGCGGCGGTGGTGGCGGCTACGGTGGCGGCGGTGGTGGTGGTCGTGGCGGCTACGGCGGTGGTCGTGGCGGTTATGGCGATTACTGAGCTGAATGGCGCGTAATAACTATAGCGGGGAAAAACGCCGCCGTGAGCTGAATAAAAAACGGAAGCAAGAGCGGAAGAAACGCGAGAAAGCCGAGCGGGTCGAGACCGGGGCTGAGGATACTTCGTATCTGGAGTATCTGAATCCAGGAGGTCCTCAGGATGACCGCTTCATCGGAGACGATGAAGAGGGCGAAGAGGATGACCAGGAGTCGTCGGACGAGACCTGACGCAGGCTGGACCGGGGGA of the Alkalispirochaeta americana genome contains:
- a CDS encoding ParB/RepB/Spo0J family partition protein, with product MSTQRRLGKGIEALLQNNDLPQEPLDSTSVITVPLDRIHPNPDQPRKTFRQEALQELAQSIQERGVIQPILAEQREDGDYLIIAGERRWRAARLAGLATIPLLPGVFSLEEKLEIALIENIQRQDLSPLEEAQAYADLMERTGISQDVLARRLGKSRPAIANSLRLLKLPSAVQEKVSAGDLSAGHARTLLSLSDDASATMDEVARHALDEGFSVRNLERFVGLLNRGLPVKEAHREIVGGAVTLQGSEGAPSGTSPGDLQKTSFSQGAVQSSLPSRGGRKSVEMSQLEEKLIQTLGTRVLLAGSEQRGKIEISYLSMDDLERIAEIILGEGALPG
- a CDS encoding ParA family protein, with protein sequence MGTVITFANQKGGVGKTTTAVNLGAAIAGMGKRVLLVDFDSQGNLSSSVGADRSRPGIYQVISGSSSSAEAVQETPQAGLSIIAGGGELTGASVELVNQEKREFFLRDALEPLRQEYDYIFVDSPPSLGLLTLNALVAARDVIIPLQCEYFALEGLTQLLQNIKRVQSGFNQDLELFGILFTMYDSRTRLANDVVQEVIGYFGKRVFRTIIPRNIRLSEAPSHGIPVNLYDPSCVGARSYQKLAEEVEQRVNAAKTR
- the add gene encoding adenosine deaminase, with the protein product MANKVIIDSTTLRRFPKVELHRHLEGTFALPTLHRIALKNGLPYEKDFSRFQKEVQFPRDAEPDFLLFLSKFKNDWYRSHQDIRDIVRDSVLAFAEDGLFFIELRFSPEHFAFHNNFDRLEVTRIIVDAANQAAAETGVLIRYLITFNRAKQNQYEMISLYQDLRGLQIPEIVGIDLAGDEINFPPQQFTEFFQTVRNDGVYGTTIHAGEVSPAQQVWDSIHLLHATRIGHGTSTIDDPLLQKRLIEEGVVLEQCITSNYQTGSWVDEKHHPLGRLFRAGVPVTINSDDPTIQDTDLTDDYVKACTYFDLTVDDLVTLNMNALEGAFLPDTEKSELKQRYLQAVAAFRQAHNL
- a CDS encoding YigZ family protein — its product is MDIPVSPVRTETEIRRSRFITDLEIVSDRSQAEDRIRFRRVEHPGATHVVYAFVVGPARSQQWGMSDDGEPKGTAGRPVLEILKGSGLTNVLATVVRYYGGIKLGTGGLVRAYGDALRQGLALVERQPLRELSLKNITCSYDMHNPVRSTLERFGAEIRDEAFSETVSLLFAVDQEHLDALGEELRDVSRGTISIGKT
- the recR gene encoding recombination mediator RecR; the protein is MNSLERLIQEISRLPGLGKKSATRLAYHLLSGDAVDAQRLGILLQGLHEAIRPCSRCGSFTEDDPCPLCSDRGRDHTTICVVEHPQDVAVMEASREFQGVYHVLGGVIAPIEGVGPGDLTIGALLRRARDEKVREVIIATNPTVEGDTTALYVAQQLRELTKVSVTRLALGLPVGADLEYADRLTLARSLRGRTLLGEDT
- a CDS encoding YbaB/EbfC family nucleoid-associated protein, whose amino-acid sequence is MNPMDMFKNMGQLQEKMLEAQTRMRSITATGTAGGDMVKISLNGEFQIQHVEISPEAVDPEDLSLLQDLIRAAHNDAVAAVKERLREGFSDMAGGLPFSPDMFGGGS
- the dnaX gene encoding DNA polymerase III subunit gamma/tau; protein product: MSYEVTATRRRPRGFDQLIGQDFVVATLKNSLASGRIAPAYLFAGPRGVGKTSAARILAKALNCPEGPGAEGCDGWEGSEEIARGNSLDVIEIDGASNTSVNDVRQIKDEVLFAPNSSRYKIYIIDEVHMLSNSAFNALLKTIEEPPPYIIFIFATTEIHKVPATIRSRCQQFNFRLIPLEEIRDCLAATARELGVQVEEDALGWIARQATGSLRDAYTLFDQVLAFSGDEVTLDLIHQKLGLLGMERLNALFQTVVNGDGQGALEIVEEALLAGVSVERFILDLADYLRTLLLIKNGIVREGILGISLDRVPQEVRQGLSREQLEQANEIVLQLYRDVRYSVNQRFDLELAVSRISHLRAYTTPQELVDRIEALQHELIHSAAHHLRTDNSKPSDAQVSAETASPPEESSPPPGEDAPKEETTPRAESRQDASGKPEISEETAPEEEIDSLPQDQDQDSRDLPVERQGISEEETEAIIARFRAKRISLAALLMSARSWSRSEGKLVLGFSDNFGAHTLEQDRTEIQEAARAVLGDALLQLVIVVQGMESENETSEPVNQHLDMVRRVFRGELLEEQE
- a CDS encoding RNA recognition motif domain-containing protein, encoding MSKTLYVGNLSFRTEEEGLRAAFANFGTVTDARIVMDRDTGRSRGFGFVEMEDDSAADSAIEQLNGSDLDGRPLRVNEAQPRTEGRRGGGGGGGYGGGGGGGRGGYGGGRGGYGDY